Proteins co-encoded in one Flavivirga eckloniae genomic window:
- the lptC gene encoding LPS export ABC transporter periplasmic protein LptC, which yields MNKTHIYNSLLSIVIVLFTMTMFFSCADNFKRVQKIGVSENEPIGVAENINLKHTDSGRVDLNLLGTKMFDFSNRDFPFYEFTDGVTLYVYDEENRKSIIVSDYAIVYDKTGLIDLQDSVVITTHDGNILKTEQLYFDRNKEWVFTNVPVTFKTEQDIINGNGFDSNKNFTNAEVLEVTGIISLDD from the coding sequence ATGAACAAAACACATATATATAATAGTTTATTAAGCATAGTCATAGTATTATTTACTATGACTATGTTTTTTTCATGTGCCGATAACTTTAAACGAGTTCAAAAAATTGGTGTTTCGGAAAATGAACCGATAGGAGTTGCCGAAAACATAAATTTAAAACATACAGACTCGGGTAGGGTTGATTTGAATCTATTAGGGACTAAGATGTTCGATTTTTCGAATAGAGATTTTCCTTTTTACGAGTTTACAGACGGTGTTACGCTGTATGTATATGATGAGGAAAACAGAAAAAGTATCATTGTTTCTGATTATGCGATTGTATATGACAAAACAGGGCTTATAGATTTGCAAGACAGTGTTGTTATTACGACTCATGACGGCAATATTTTAAAAACGGAACAGTTATATTTTGATCGAAATAAAGAATGGGTATTTACGAATGTGCCTGTTACGTTTAAAACAGAGCAAGATATCATTAATGGCAATGGTTTCGACTCTAATAAAAATTTCACAAATGCCGAAGTACTTGAGGTAACTGGCATTATTTCACTTGACGATTAA
- a CDS encoding tetratricopeptide repeat protein, producing the protein MRTKITFLFTLLLVGLNVGYAQQDEECMTKLSIFHEYVKAKNYDAAYEPWMLVRNKCPKFNNAIYIDGEKILNHKIKNATDVKKINYINDLLKLWEQRGMYFASKTKKGEYAAKACQLMYDNRKILNKSKEELYECFDNAYKLDKVTFTNPKSLYTYFSLMVDLYDAKKKPAKDLFNKYDDVVEKVEEEVKNYSEKLNKLIEKEDTGTALTKKEGKYKKFYESYLKAYDQISGSIDQKLGDRANCENLIPLYNKDFEEYKNDALWLKRAVSRMYHKECTDDPLYEKLVKSYDQTAPSADTKYFVGTILFKNHKENEAIKYFQQAFDLETERFKKAKLANRIGLILKKKRRYGKARNYFRQALRLNPSNGRPYLSIAAMYAASANNCGSTNFDKRAVYWLAAEEARKAARVDPTQKKNSSKSVANYLAKAPNKAEIFSSGRSGQVIKIACWIGASVTVPKI; encoded by the coding sequence ATGAGAACGAAAATTACATTTTTATTTACGTTATTATTAGTTGGCTTAAATGTTGGTTATGCGCAACAAGATGAAGAGTGCATGACTAAGCTTTCTATTTTTCACGAATATGTGAAAGCTAAAAATTATGACGCGGCTTATGAGCCATGGATGTTGGTGAGAAATAAATGTCCTAAATTCAATAATGCTATTTACATTGATGGTGAGAAGATTTTAAATCATAAAATTAAAAACGCCACAGACGTAAAGAAAATAAATTACATTAATGATTTATTGAAGCTTTGGGAACAAAGAGGAATGTACTTTGCCAGTAAAACCAAAAAAGGAGAGTACGCTGCAAAAGCTTGTCAATTAATGTACGACAACAGAAAAATATTAAATAAATCAAAAGAAGAGCTTTACGAGTGTTTTGACAATGCTTATAAATTAGATAAGGTTACTTTTACAAACCCTAAAAGTTTATATACGTATTTCTCTTTAATGGTTGATTTGTATGATGCAAAAAAGAAACCAGCTAAAGATTTATTTAATAAATACGATGATGTAGTAGAGAAAGTAGAAGAAGAAGTTAAAAACTATTCTGAAAAACTTAATAAGCTTATCGAGAAAGAAGATACTGGTACTGCGTTAACTAAAAAAGAAGGTAAGTATAAGAAATTTTATGAAAGCTACTTAAAAGCTTACGATCAAATTTCTGGAAGTATCGACCAAAAATTGGGTGATAGAGCGAATTGTGAAAACTTAATTCCTTTATACAATAAAGATTTCGAAGAGTATAAAAACGACGCGCTTTGGTTAAAACGTGCGGTAAGCAGAATGTATCACAAAGAGTGTACAGACGATCCTTTGTATGAGAAGTTAGTAAAGTCTTATGACCAAACGGCACCATCTGCAGATACTAAATACTTCGTAGGAACTATTTTATTTAAAAATCACAAAGAAAATGAGGCTATAAAGTATTTTCAACAAGCTTTCGATTTAGAAACAGAACGCTTTAAAAAGGCGAAATTGGCTAACAGAATCGGACTTATTCTTAAAAAGAAGAGAAGGTATGGTAAAGCTAGAAATTACTTTAGACAAGCATTGAGGTTAAACCCTTCAAATGGACGTCCTTATTTATCTATTGCGGCTATGTACGCAGCTAGTGCTAACAACTGTGGATCTACTAACTTCGACAAAAGAGCTGTATATTGGTTAGCAGCAGAAGAGGCAAGAAAAGCTGCCCGTGTAGATCCTACACAAAAGAAAAACTCTTCTAAATCTGTTGCTAATTATTTAGCTAAAGCACCAAATAAAGCAGAGATATTTAGTTCAGGTAGATCAGGACAAGTTATTAAAATAGCTTGTTGGATTGGAGCTTCGGTTACAGTGCCAAAAATCTAA
- a CDS encoding outer membrane protein transport protein, whose product MIKKLVLVFVAVFAIHSYGQEGTASPYSFYGIGSLKFKGTVENRSMGGISVFNDSIHINLRNPASFAGKNMEVFNNEARPVKFTVGGSHSSISLKSDSGTDQTSSTTFDYLALSIPMGKFGFGFGLLPYTSVGYKLEASNDNGEVESRFRGEGGLNKAFLGLGYQITDGLSIGVDAHYNFGNIQNSAILFSFDSDGQPLQNYSQENNRSDLSGLNFNLGLTYRRMLTDKLQLSSAVTYTPESKIVSKNQRSISTINSGTNRGSTINVDLEADGLLETDLTLPSKFSIGAGIGKPRSWFVGAEYTSQKMSNFSNELYTNSAVSQVYEDASTFSLGGFYIPQYDSYTSYLKRTVFRAGLRYEKTGLNIENESINEFGISFGVGLPVGNFLSNANLGVEVGRRGTTNNGLIQENFVNFQISLSLNDRWFQKRKYD is encoded by the coding sequence ATGATAAAAAAGCTTGTATTAGTTTTCGTTGCAGTCTTTGCAATTCACAGTTACGGTCAAGAAGGAACGGCTTCGCCATATTCATTTTACGGAATAGGAAGTCTTAAGTTTAAAGGAACCGTAGAGAATAGGAGCATGGGGGGGATAAGTGTTTTTAACGACAGTATTCACATTAATTTACGAAACCCCGCTTCTTTTGCAGGAAAAAACATGGAAGTTTTTAATAATGAAGCCAGGCCGGTAAAATTTACAGTAGGAGGAAGCCATTCTAGTATAAGTTTAAAAAGTGATTCAGGAACAGATCAAACATCATCAACCACTTTCGATTATTTAGCTTTATCTATACCCATGGGTAAGTTTGGCTTTGGCTTTGGGTTATTGCCTTACACATCGGTAGGGTATAAATTAGAGGCATCAAACGATAACGGAGAAGTTGAAAGTAGATTTCGTGGAGAAGGAGGTCTTAATAAGGCGTTTCTTGGATTAGGTTATCAAATAACGGATGGATTAAGCATAGGGGTTGACGCCCATTATAATTTTGGGAATATTCAAAACAGCGCCATCTTATTTTCGTTCGACAGTGATGGACAACCTCTTCAAAATTATTCGCAAGAAAATAACAGATCCGATTTAAGTGGTTTAAATTTCAACTTAGGGTTAACTTATAGAAGAATGTTAACCGATAAACTACAATTGTCTTCTGCCGTAACATATACTCCAGAGAGTAAAATAGTATCTAAAAACCAAAGATCTATATCGACTATTAACTCTGGTACAAATAGAGGCTCGACTATAAATGTAGATTTAGAAGCTGATGGACTATTGGAAACCGATTTAACATTGCCATCAAAATTTTCAATAGGTGCGGGAATAGGAAAACCAAGAAGTTGGTTTGTTGGAGCAGAATATACTTCTCAAAAAATGAGCAATTTTTCAAATGAACTATATACTAATAGTGCAGTTTCCCAAGTATACGAAGATGCTTCAACTTTTTCTTTAGGAGGATTTTATATTCCACAATACGATTCTTATACGAGCTACCTTAAAAGAACTGTTTTTAGAGCAGGATTACGCTATGAAAAAACAGGATTAAATATTGAAAATGAATCAATAAATGAGTTTGGCATATCTTTTGGAGTAGGTTTACCAGTTGGGAATTTTTTATCAAATGCTAATTTAGGTGTTGAGGTAGGTAGGAGAGGGACTACGAACAATGGCTTGATTCAAGAAAATTTTGTTAATTTCCAGATAAGTTTATCTCTGAACGACAGATGGTTTCAGAAAAGAAAATATGACTAA
- a CDS encoding type III pantothenate kinase: protein MNLIIDVGNSFVKLAVFEKSKLKHKEVVELKLILETTNVLKEKYPAIKRAIISSVGNLSESVVNTIGKSFDVMILDSEVKLPFKNLYATPNTLGVDRIALVCASVEQFPNNNVLIIDAGTCITYDFVTLKNEYKGGAISPGIRMRYKSLSNLTANLPLLDSEIPKSITGDSTNESIHSGVVNGILKEIDGVIEEYNRLYSDLTVILTGGDANFLSKQLKSSIFANSNFLLEGLNFILQFNSNE, encoded by the coding sequence ATGAACTTAATAATAGACGTAGGCAATTCTTTTGTAAAACTTGCAGTTTTTGAGAAAAGTAAGCTTAAGCATAAAGAGGTAGTAGAATTAAAACTTATTTTAGAAACTACAAATGTTTTAAAAGAGAAGTATCCGGCTATAAAAAGGGCTATTATTTCTTCGGTAGGGAATTTAAGCGAATCGGTAGTTAATACCATTGGCAAATCTTTCGATGTTATGATTTTAGATAGCGAGGTGAAATTACCGTTTAAAAACCTTTATGCTACACCTAACACTTTGGGAGTAGATAGAATAGCATTGGTTTGTGCTTCGGTTGAACAGTTTCCTAATAACAATGTCCTTATAATAGATGCAGGAACTTGTATTACTTACGATTTCGTAACATTAAAAAACGAATATAAAGGAGGGGCTATTTCTCCCGGTATTCGTATGCGTTATAAATCATTAAGTAATTTAACCGCTAATTTACCGTTATTAGATTCAGAAATCCCGAAAAGTATTACAGGAGATTCTACGAATGAATCTATACACTCTGGAGTAGTAAATGGCATTTTAAAAGAAATAGATGGCGTTATTGAGGAATATAATCGATTATATTCAGATTTAACAGTAATTTTAACAGGAGGCGACGCTAATTTTTTGTCAAAACAATTAAAAAGTAGCATATTTGCGAATTCTAATTTTCTTTTAGAGGGATTGAATTTTATTTTACAATTTAACTCAAACGAATGA
- a CDS encoding carbohydrate-binding family 9-like protein produces MKYPSLLLSLIMFACVHSQTNKHHKAYKAKSSITVDGYANEPVWNDAAPLILSNFYDNDTKEEGQQTKAKISWDDSKLFIFFECQDKYLTAREVNRDGMPFLDDCAEVFLIPDPNPLNMHFGFEVNLYKAANDFIFINGMGKAGFVSVKAYNPEIEVEIKVNGTINNNSDIDSGWTMEIAIPISAFHTNGLTNTFNPAQTWRMQLLRQDRNKMKSEQHTTYTLFPLLENRDVHDPQSFGKLLFTQN; encoded by the coding sequence ATGAAATATCCTTCACTACTTCTTTCCTTAATTATGTTTGCCTGTGTTCATTCACAGACCAATAAACACCATAAAGCTTATAAAGCAAAATCGAGTATAACTGTTGATGGGTATGCAAATGAACCTGTCTGGAATGATGCAGCACCGCTCATATTATCTAACTTTTATGATAATGACACCAAGGAAGAAGGACAACAAACAAAAGCTAAAATAAGCTGGGATGATAGTAAACTATTTATTTTTTTTGAATGTCAAGATAAATATCTTACAGCTCGTGAAGTCAATAGAGATGGGATGCCCTTTCTGGATGATTGTGCTGAAGTATTTCTTATCCCAGATCCAAACCCATTGAACATGCACTTCGGATTTGAGGTAAACCTATACAAAGCGGCTAACGATTTTATATTCATTAATGGCATGGGTAAAGCTGGGTTTGTTTCGGTAAAAGCATATAATCCGGAAATTGAAGTTGAAATTAAGGTAAATGGTACCATTAATAATAATTCTGATATTGATTCTGGATGGACGATGGAAATTGCCATTCCAATTTCCGCTTTTCATACCAATGGTTTAACCAATACTTTTAATCCCGCCCAGACTTGGCGCATGCAATTATTACGTCAGGATCGGAACAAAATGAAGAGCGAACAACATACAACCTACACTTTATTCCCTCTATTAGAAAATAGAGACGTACATGACCCTCAAAGTTTTGGCAAGCTTCTTTTTACACAGAATTAA
- a CDS encoding DinB family protein: MNTLINHIIEQLTEIQSGKIWIGSSYKSKLNSIDDHLVFISPIKDLHSIAEIISHLTLWRNEAILKIKTGKGSKTDDCEENWLTNEKLKVKGWTKIKSEYDNSLSELIDLLKEKNDEFLNETYYDTDFKGIYKYRFLLNGMLHHDIYHLGQLGIIIKYLN, encoded by the coding sequence ATGAACACCTTAATCAATCACATCATTGAACAACTAACCGAAATTCAGAGCGGAAAAATATGGATAGGCAGTTCGTACAAAAGCAAATTAAATAGCATTGACGATCATTTAGTTTTTATAAGTCCCATTAAAGATTTACACAGCATTGCTGAAATCATTTCGCATCTAACTCTATGGAGAAACGAAGCCATCTTAAAAATCAAAACTGGAAAAGGAAGCAAAACAGACGACTGCGAAGAAAATTGGTTAACAAATGAAAAATTAAAAGTAAAGGGCTGGACTAAAATAAAATCGGAATACGACAATAGTCTGTCTGAATTAATAGACTTGTTAAAGGAAAAAAATGACGAGTTTCTTAACGAAACATATTACGACACGGATTTTAAAGGAATTTATAAATACCGCTTTTTATTAAACGGAATGCTCCACCATGACATTTACCACTTAGGACAATTGGGAATAATAATAAAATATTTGAATTAA
- a CDS encoding GNAT family N-acetyltransferase has translation MDKIEIRLANKKDAKFIALLGRITFTETFGHLFRDKQDLLNYHNSTFSVEKIENSFTKPNNIFWIAFVNRLPVGYAKLKLNSKSDFMNSEHSCQLQKIYVLKDFLSMKIGFRLQNILLKKAKDLQFEKIWLSVLNSNEHAINFYKKNEFVEIGNHDFQIGKEHFEFIAMSKEL, from the coding sequence ATGGATAAAATAGAAATCAGATTAGCGAATAAAAAAGATGCCAAATTTATCGCTCTTCTTGGCAGAATTACTTTTACCGAGACTTTCGGACATTTGTTTCGAGACAAGCAAGACCTATTGAATTACCATAACTCAACATTTTCCGTTGAAAAAATAGAAAACAGTTTTACAAAACCAAATAACATTTTTTGGATTGCCTTTGTTAATCGATTACCAGTTGGATATGCGAAGCTAAAGCTGAATTCGAAATCAGATTTCATGAATTCAGAACATAGCTGCCAGCTTCAAAAAATATATGTCTTAAAAGACTTTTTATCGATGAAAATCGGATTTAGATTACAAAATATACTTCTGAAAAAAGCAAAGGATTTGCAATTTGAAAAAATTTGGTTGTCTGTGCTTAACAGTAATGAGCACGCAATAAATTTTTATAAAAAAAATGAATTTGTAGAAATTGGCAATCACGATTTTCAAATCGGAAAAGAACATTTTGAATTTATTGCAATGTCTAAAGAATTATAA
- a CDS encoding tetratricopeptide repeat-containing sensor histidine kinase — MKWLVFLLIPINLFSQSNIDDIELKSSIERICKGKFATFHKAHEFYFNKKTDSAYIYSSKASFFDKETEINDFSNFIYGVSASKKGFYSIAEDKLNNISSEFPFQHLVYYNLGITALRSNKFEKSLNYYRKALNYHKIKSNAKLKIIYHNIGICYLHLNNFKKAEDYLKKEVEIAKLDNDTLGLLHAKLDLGNAYYEQHKDNQAIALFEEAYNLSQIHTDLEAKQAASENMAIVEKHRNNYKKSLEYLEQSMAWKDSIWNKNKISLLLEKDKQQIVTLKEKEVQIQKEHVKFQKKQNNWFLGGSIVLLSLLGLLLYFYRIKTRQNEIITTQKQQLEKLNNTKNYLFSVVSHDLRSPVNSINYNNETLNRALSNNNIQEALKLNSANITISKNTSHLLNNILNWALEQNDQLLFSPQFHAIDILIESVLFDYKPLALNKNIELTFLNKDSGTQVFLDQELFKITFRNLIDNAIKFTPEDGKITIETSTSDKACFIIIKDTGAGMPPEILKTINNYETLTIEKIDRSKGLGLGLLLSKVLTLKNNGTFQIKNSDDKGIIITLGVPIKKI; from the coding sequence ATGAAATGGCTCGTTTTTTTGTTGATTCCAATAAACCTGTTTTCGCAGAGTAATATTGATGATATAGAATTAAAAAGCTCTATTGAACGTATTTGTAAAGGAAAATTTGCAACCTTTCATAAAGCCCATGAATTTTATTTTAACAAAAAAACAGACTCAGCTTATATCTATAGCAGCAAAGCATCTTTCTTCGATAAAGAAACTGAGATTAATGATTTTTCAAATTTTATATATGGAGTAAGTGCCTCTAAAAAGGGATTCTATTCTATAGCAGAAGACAAGCTTAATAATATTAGCTCTGAATTTCCTTTTCAGCATCTGGTCTACTATAACTTAGGTATTACTGCATTAAGATCTAATAAATTTGAAAAATCATTAAATTATTACAGAAAGGCGCTTAATTACCATAAAATTAAGAGCAATGCTAAACTAAAAATAATTTATCATAATATAGGGATATGCTACCTACATTTGAATAATTTTAAAAAAGCAGAAGATTATTTAAAAAAGGAGGTAGAAATAGCCAAACTCGATAATGACACATTAGGTTTGCTACATGCAAAACTAGACCTTGGAAACGCATATTATGAACAGCATAAAGACAATCAAGCTATAGCCTTATTTGAAGAAGCGTACAATTTAAGCCAAATCCATACTGATTTAGAGGCTAAACAAGCTGCCTCCGAAAATATGGCTATAGTTGAAAAACACAGAAACAATTACAAAAAAAGCCTTGAATATTTAGAACAAAGCATGGCTTGGAAGGATTCTATATGGAATAAAAATAAGATTTCACTATTGCTTGAAAAAGACAAGCAACAAATTGTAACCTTAAAAGAAAAAGAAGTACAAATACAAAAAGAGCACGTTAAATTCCAAAAAAAGCAGAACAACTGGTTTTTAGGCGGCAGTATCGTACTGCTTTCTTTATTGGGTCTACTACTCTATTTCTATAGAATTAAAACACGACAGAATGAAATAATAACAACACAAAAACAACAATTAGAAAAATTAAATAACACAAAAAACTATTTATTTTCTGTGGTTTCTCACGATTTAAGATCGCCCGTTAATTCAATTAATTACAATAACGAAACCCTAAATCGCGCCTTAAGTAACAACAATATTCAAGAAGCATTAAAGCTTAACAGCGCAAACATAACCATTTCGAAAAACACCTCTCATCTATTAAACAATATTCTCAATTGGGCATTAGAACAGAACGATCAGCTATTGTTTTCTCCTCAATTTCATGCCATAGATATCTTGATCGAATCTGTTTTGTTTGACTACAAACCCCTGGCCTTAAATAAGAATATTGAATTAACATTCCTTAATAAAGATTCCGGCACCCAAGTATTTTTAGATCAGGAGCTGTTTAAAATTACTTTCAGAAATTTAATAGACAACGCTATTAAGTTCACACCAGAAGATGGCAAAATAACCATAGAGACCTCAACCTCCGATAAAGCATGTTTTATCATAATTAAAGACACTGGCGCTGGTATGCCTCCCGAAATTTTGAAAACCATTAACAACTATGAAACATTAACCATAGAAAAGATTGATCGCTCCAAAGGTCTTGGTCTCGGATTACTCCTAAGCAAAGTATTAACCCTAAAGAATAACGGTACATTTCAGATAAAAAATAGCGATGATAAAGGAATAATAATTACCTTAGGAGTACCTATTAAAAAAATCTAA
- a CDS encoding LytR/AlgR family response regulator transcription factor — protein MKPLHILLLEDSINDMQQIINHLSENYSITTVNSLQKAKNVLESSNFDFAILDISINGKPEGIELAKHIQSLKSPIPFLFLTATQSRTIFEQAKLTLPFTYLLKPFNAIELQYSIELAIEKHFQQENKQGLNKEDILTPDYIFIKNQGKILKVIIDDIEYVEVEEIYCMLYSEKEKYLVRLSLTKIKDILLQKKFIQIHRKILVNLNEIKTLNLSENTVYLNSGAQVTISERYKKKFLQNHSILK, from the coding sequence ATGAAACCCCTACATATACTCCTATTGGAAGATAGTATTAATGACATGCAACAGATTATTAATCATTTATCTGAAAATTACAGTATTACAACGGTTAATAGCCTGCAAAAGGCTAAAAATGTTTTAGAATCTTCAAATTTCGATTTTGCAATTCTAGATATAAGTATAAATGGTAAACCCGAAGGCATTGAACTTGCCAAGCATATACAATCGTTAAAATCGCCTATTCCATTTTTATTTCTTACAGCAACACAAAGCAGGACTATTTTTGAGCAAGCCAAACTTACCTTACCATTTACATATCTTTTAAAACCATTTAACGCTATAGAGTTACAGTATTCTATAGAGCTTGCTATTGAGAAACATTTCCAGCAAGAAAACAAGCAGGGATTAAACAAAGAAGACATTTTAACCCCAGATTATATTTTTATAAAGAATCAAGGAAAAATACTTAAAGTCATCATCGACGATATTGAATATGTAGAAGTTGAAGAAATCTACTGTATGCTATATAGCGAAAAAGAAAAATATCTGGTCAGGCTCTCACTAACAAAAATAAAAGACATCCTTCTTCAAAAAAAGTTTATCCAAATACATAGAAAAATCCTGGTAAATTTAAACGAAATTAAAACGCTTAACTTATCCGAAAACACCGTTTATTTAAACTCTGGCGCGCAAGTTACTATAAGCGAACGTTATAAAAAGAAATTCCTACAAAACCATTCTATCCTTAAATAA
- a CDS encoding Rossmann-fold NAD(P)-binding domain-containing protein, which yields MGSLTLDTAYIISFAILTISTIVSRLELVIISSLYVDSNTSKRELNQNVLKWKVFNYVILICSFFSGLLFFCNEHILFKFFFYLTAIGLIYSYSVKKTSKDGSDQIRVLAYFSFILCLLLDNEIGKVITIGSLGVQGLIAYTTSGLTKVFSKHWKKEDILIGSLGTYSYGTPNTLSFLKKSPLLEKLLSHLTTAAMLAIPICFFIPYQYPLLVALGCILVFHFSTAVLVGLNDFLFTFPLTYPGILILHSLIFSF from the coding sequence ATGGGATCATTAACTTTAGATACTGCTTATATTATTAGTTTTGCCATCCTAACAATATCAACTATTGTATCAAGACTAGAACTCGTTATTATTTCATCACTTTATGTTGACTCTAATACTTCAAAAAGGGAACTAAATCAAAACGTATTAAAATGGAAGGTTTTTAATTATGTTATCTTGATATGCTCATTTTTTTCGGGCCTGTTATTTTTTTGCAACGAACATATACTCTTTAAATTCTTCTTTTACCTAACCGCAATTGGATTAATTTATTCATACTCTGTAAAAAAAACCAGCAAAGATGGCTCGGATCAAATACGGGTTTTAGCATACTTTTCTTTTATTTTATGTCTGCTATTAGATAATGAAATTGGTAAAGTAATAACCATTGGATCTTTAGGAGTACAGGGTTTAATTGCATACACTACATCTGGACTAACCAAAGTATTTTCTAAACATTGGAAAAAAGAAGATATTTTAATCGGGTCTTTAGGCACATATTCATACGGTACGCCTAACACCCTAAGTTTTCTTAAAAAGTCTCCTTTACTAGAAAAATTATTATCCCATTTAACAACGGCTGCCATGTTAGCCATACCTATATGTTTTTTTATCCCCTACCAATACCCCTTACTTGTAGCTTTGGGATGCATACTAGTTTTTCATTTTTCTACGGCGGTGTTGGTAGGTTTAAACGATTTCCTGTTTACATTTCCCTTAACCTATCCCGGTATATTAATACTACATTCATTAATATTTAGCTTTTAA
- a CDS encoding LysR family transcriptional regulator: MNYTLHQLEIFSKVAELKSVTKASEALYLTQPAVSIQLKKFQEQFNMPLFEIVGRKLYITEFGDEIAQAAKRILDEVQAMNYKSKSYHGQLAGKLKIAIVSTAKYAMPYLLSDFIHQHKDVDLIMDVTNKATVVKSLENNEVDFAMVSTRPKNLSIERIELMKNKLFLVGGDEYTGKPHNIPRYGFERLPLIFREHGSATRLAMEQYIAKHELSVYKKMELTSNEAIKQAVIAGLGVSIMPLIGIKNSLNMFELQIIKAKGLPIETTWNLIWLKSKNLSLVAKAFINHIQENKEAIIKEHFGWLEDY; the protein is encoded by the coding sequence ATGAACTACACATTGCATCAACTAGAGATTTTTAGTAAAGTAGCTGAGTTAAAAAGTGTTACAAAGGCTTCGGAAGCGTTGTATTTAACCCAACCAGCGGTTTCTATTCAACTAAAAAAGTTTCAAGAGCAGTTTAATATGCCTCTTTTTGAAATTGTAGGCAGAAAATTGTACATCACAGAGTTTGGTGACGAAATAGCTCAAGCTGCTAAAAGAATTTTGGACGAGGTTCAGGCAATGAACTATAAATCTAAAAGTTATCATGGACAACTTGCTGGGAAGCTCAAAATAGCAATTGTTTCTACGGCAAAATATGCCATGCCATATCTGCTTTCAGATTTTATTCACCAACACAAGGACGTAGATTTAATTATGGATGTAACCAATAAGGCAACAGTGGTGAAAAGTCTGGAAAATAATGAAGTTGATTTTGCAATGGTATCTACAAGACCCAAAAATCTTTCGATTGAACGTATTGAGCTTATGAAAAATAAACTTTTTCTGGTAGGAGGGGATGAATATACAGGTAAGCCTCATAATATACCTAGATATGGTTTTGAACGATTACCGCTTATATTTAGAGAACATGGTTCTGCTACACGATTGGCGATGGAACAATATATAGCAAAACATGAACTGTCTGTTTATAAAAAAATGGAACTTACTTCTAATGAAGCCATTAAACAAGCTGTTATAGCTGGGTTGGGCGTATCTATCATGCCACTTATTGGTATTAAGAATTCTCTAAATATGTTTGAGTTACAGATTATAAAAGCTAAGGGGTTACCCATTGAAACAACATGGAATTTAATTTGGCTTAAATCGAAAAACCTTTCTTTGGTGGCCAAAGCTTTTATAAATCATATTCAAGAAAACAAAGAAGCTATTATAAAGGAACATTTTGGTTGGCTTGAAGATTATTAA